The Streptomyces tendae DNA segment GTTCGCGATGCTGTGGATCGGCATCCACCTGGCGCTGGTGGCGGGCAGGCCGGAGATGGTGCAGGCCGTGCAGATCCTGGTCTGGCCGGTCGGTTTCCTCTCCAACGCCTTCGCCACCCCCGGTTCCATGCCCGGCTGGCTGGCCACGGTCGTCGGATGGAACCCGCTGTCCCACACGGCCACGGCCGTACGGGACCTGTTCGGCGGGCCCGGCGGGGAACCGGGGCACGTGGGGGCGGCGATCGCCTGGCCGCTCGCCCTGCTCGCGGTCTTCTTCCCGCTGGCGGTCCGGCGGTTCGCGCGGCTCAGCCGCTGAAACACGTGTCCGGCTCCCATGCGCGCGGGAGCCGGACCACGGTCAGTGGTGGAATCCCGTCGCCGCGTTCCGGTCCCGGGTGAGCGGGTGCGGCTGGCGGCGCAGGTCCGGCAGCAGCCGGGTCAGGTCCTCGGCGAACAGGTCGGCGAGGTCCTCGGAGAAGCCGTTGCGGCACACCACCCGCAGCACCGCCAGGTCCTCACGGTTCGCCGGGAAGGTGTACGCGGGCACCAGCCAGCCGGTCTCCCGCAGCCGCCGGGCCACGTCGAAGACGTCGTACGCCGTCACGTCCGGCGCGGTGGTGAAGGCGAACACCGGCAACTCGTCGCCCCGGGTGAGCAGCCGGAAGTCGCCGAGCGCCTCGATGCGCGCGGACAGCCCCGTGGCCACGTCCCGGGCGGCCTGCTGCACCGCCCGGTAGCCCTCGCGGCCCAGGCGCAGGAAGGAGTAGTACTGCGCCACGACCTGGGCGCCCGGGCGGGAGAAGTTCAGCGCGAAGGTGGGCAGGTCGCCGCCCAGGTAGTTCACCCGGAAGACCAGTTCCTCGGGCAGCGCCGTCACGTCCCGCCACAGCACCCAGCCCACACCCGGGTACACCAGCCCGTACTTGTGCCCGGAGGTGTTGACGGACGCCACCCGCGGCAGGCGGAAGTCCCACACCAGGTCCTCGTCGAGGAACGGCGCGATCATCGCCCCGGACGCCCCGTCGACGTGCACGGGGACGTCCAGGCCGGTGCGTTCCTGGAGGTCGTCCAGCGCCGCGCACAGCTCGGCGATCGGCTCGTAGGACCCGTCGAAGGTGGAGCCCAGGATGCCGACGACGCCGATGGTGTTCTCGTCGCACAGCTCGGCGGCCGCCGCCGGGTCGAGGTGGAACCGGTCGCCCTCCATGGGCACCTGACGGGGCTCCACCTCCCAGAAGGTGCAGAACTTGTCCCAGCAGACCTGCACGTTCACGCCCATCACGAGGTTGGGGCGGGCCTCGCGCGAGGGGTACCGGCCGGCGTTGCGCAGCGACCAGCGCCGCTTGAGCGCCAGACCGGCCAGCATGCAGGCCTCGCTGGAGCCGGTGGTCGAACAGCCCACGGCCTTGTCGGGGTCGGGGGCGTGCCACAGGTCGGCGAGCATCGACACGCAGCGCCGCTCCAGCTCGGCGGTGCGCGGGTACTCGTCCTTGTCGATCATGTTCTTGTCCCGGCACTCCGCCATCAGCAGCCCGGCCTCGGGCTCCATCCAGGTGGTGACGAAGGTGGCCAGGTTCAGCCGCGCGTTGCCGTCCAGCATCAGCTCGTCGTGCACCAGCTGATACGCCGTCGACGGCGCCATCGGGTCGTCCGGGAGGCGGTGCTTGGGCGGCGCCTCGGTCATACCCCCGACCGGGTTCGCCGGTCCGAGGAACGGGTTGACGGACAGCGGGCGCTCGCCGGCCGTCCGGCCTTGGTGCAGCGGCATGGGTCCTCCGTACGGTGTCGGACGGCCCGGGCGCGGGCCGTTCGGAGAGGGAAGCGGACGGTCACCGGACCGCCGTCCCGTCCGCCCGCAACTGCATGTGCGGGCGGCCCGTGACGAGCAGCCAGGCGGGAAGGGTGGCCAGGCAGAGGAGGGTGAGGATGCCGGTGTCGGCGACCAGCACGGCCGCGACGAACAGGCTGACCCAGCCCTGTCGGGTGACGGCCAGCAGCAGGCCCAGGACGCCCGCCGACACGCCGACCGCCGGGTGCACCGCGGGCACCAGCGCGTGGGCGCACAGGCCGAGCGCGGTTCCCACGAACACCGCGGGGAAGATCCGGCCGCCGCGGAAACCGCTGCAGGTGGCGACGAGCAGCGCGGCCAGCTTCACCACCGTCATCGTGGCGAACTCGCCCGCCGACCAGCCGTCCGGGTCGCGGGCCAGCTCGGCGATCTCGTCGAGCCCCTTGAACAGCGTCAGATGTCCGCCGAGCGCCGCGAGGCCGCCCAGGACGGCGCCGCCGGCCGGGAGCATCAGCATCGGGTGGCGCAGCCGCCCGAACGCCCGGTGGACGAAGGGAAAGGCGTACACGGCGCACATGCCGAGCAGCGCGCCCGCCGGGGCGACCACGAGGGACGCCAGCAGGTCGCTCCAGCCCGGTCGCCCGAACGGCGGCAGATGCAGGTCGAAGCTCGGCTCGGACACCAGCGTGGTGGTGAGGGCCCCGGCCCCGGCGGCGGCCAGCGGGGCGAAGAGGCTGTCCCACAGCTGCCCCTTCACGCGCTGCCCGGCCAGCGCCTCGGAGATCACCAGCGCGGCGGCGACCGGTGTGCCGAACAGCGCGCCGATGGTCCCCGCCTCCGCCAGGGCCACCCACCCGCGCTGCGGCGCCCGG contains these protein-coding regions:
- a CDS encoding glutamate decarboxylase; this translates as MPLHQGRTAGERPLSVNPFLGPANPVGGMTEAPPKHRLPDDPMAPSTAYQLVHDELMLDGNARLNLATFVTTWMEPEAGLLMAECRDKNMIDKDEYPRTAELERRCVSMLADLWHAPDPDKAVGCSTTGSSEACMLAGLALKRRWSLRNAGRYPSREARPNLVMGVNVQVCWDKFCTFWEVEPRQVPMEGDRFHLDPAAAAELCDENTIGVVGILGSTFDGSYEPIAELCAALDDLQERTGLDVPVHVDGASGAMIAPFLDEDLVWDFRLPRVASVNTSGHKYGLVYPGVGWVLWRDVTALPEELVFRVNYLGGDLPTFALNFSRPGAQVVAQYYSFLRLGREGYRAVQQAARDVATGLSARIEALGDFRLLTRGDELPVFAFTTAPDVTAYDVFDVARRLRETGWLVPAYTFPANREDLAVLRVVCRNGFSEDLADLFAEDLTRLLPDLRRQPHPLTRDRNAATGFHH
- a CDS encoding ion channel protein — encoded protein: MAQDSTQPAPAAVPATAARTLLPTIVPALLVGVVTSLVLLGVSAAAEELQDVLWQTLPDAVGVGRYSVLWMFTVLVATGVAVGLVVWKVPGHAGPDPATTGLEAPVLPPAVLPGLLLATAFVLAGGPSLGPENPIIAVNVALALWLGTRAFPRAPQRGWVALAEAGTIGALFGTPVAAALVISEALAGQRVKGQLWDSLFAPLAAAGAGALTTTLVSEPSFDLHLPPFGRPGWSDLLASLVVAPAGALLGMCAVYAFPFVHRAFGRLRHPMLMLPAGGAVLGGLAALGGHLTLFKGLDEIAELARDPDGWSAGEFATMTVVKLAALLVATCSGFRGGRIFPAVFVGTALGLCAHALVPAVHPAVGVSAGVLGLLLAVTRQGWVSLFVAAVLVADTGILTLLCLATLPAWLLVTGRPHMQLRADGTAVR